A genomic window from Natrinema sp. HArc-T2 includes:
- a CDS encoding HesB/IscA family protein gives MSTDSMDGGEADTRPKIEVTEDAAEQALSLLEGEDLDVSEAGLRLFVQQGGCAGLSYGMRFDDAPDEDDTIYEHHDLRVFVDPASLKYIEGSVLDYESGLQAEGFHVDNPNVVSECGCGESFRT, from the coding sequence ATGAGCACGGACAGTATGGACGGCGGGGAGGCTGACACGCGTCCGAAGATCGAAGTGACCGAAGACGCGGCCGAGCAGGCCCTCTCGCTGCTCGAGGGAGAGGACCTCGACGTTTCGGAGGCCGGCCTCCGGCTGTTCGTCCAGCAGGGAGGCTGTGCCGGTCTCTCCTACGGGATGCGCTTCGACGACGCACCCGACGAGGACGATACGATCTACGAACACCACGACCTGCGCGTCTTCGTCGATCCGGCGAGCCTGAAATACATCGAGGGCAGCGTCCTCGACTACGAGAGCGGGCTGCAAGCCGAAGGATTCCACGTTGATAATCCCAACGTCGTCAGCGAGTGTGGCTGTGGCGAGTCGTTCCGGACGTAA
- the hisD gene encoding histidinol dehydrogenase, translating into MTIDVQAISDLGPDDRAAFFERDAGIEAVRGDVRDIVDRVRTEGDVAVREFTSEFDGVEVGNLDITDECERAADEVDDEIRDAIETAVANVREFHTAQLPEDWQREFGEGRTLGRRFRPLERVGVYVPGGSAAYPSSAIMGIVPAVVAGVDHVSVVTPPADELNPVTLAAIHIAGADAVYSVGGAQAVAGLAYGTETITSVQKIVGPGNKWVTAAKAEVRGDAEIDFLAGPSEVVVVADESADPAFVAAELVAQAEHDPNASVVAVTDDETTADAVAAAVEEQVDDRDRAEIIREALANDASGVLHARSMSEAILFTEAYAPEHLSIMADDDESLLERIDSAGSVFLGPNTPVAAGDYASGTNHVLPTDGGARVTGGLSVETFLRSTTVQRLSSEGLAELGETITTLADAEGLEAHAASVRLRLDDETDC; encoded by the coding sequence ATGACAATCGACGTGCAGGCGATTTCCGATCTCGGGCCGGACGACCGCGCAGCCTTCTTCGAGCGCGACGCCGGCATCGAGGCGGTCAGGGGAGACGTCCGCGACATCGTCGACCGGGTCCGCACCGAGGGCGACGTCGCCGTCCGCGAGTTCACGAGCGAGTTCGACGGCGTCGAAGTCGGTAACCTAGACATCACCGACGAGTGCGAGCGGGCCGCCGACGAGGTCGACGACGAGATCCGCGACGCGATCGAGACGGCCGTCGCGAACGTTCGTGAGTTCCACACCGCCCAGCTTCCGGAGGACTGGCAACGAGAGTTCGGCGAGGGACGGACGCTCGGGCGGCGGTTCCGCCCGCTCGAGCGCGTCGGCGTCTACGTGCCCGGCGGATCGGCGGCCTACCCCTCGAGTGCGATCATGGGGATCGTGCCGGCAGTCGTCGCTGGCGTCGATCACGTGTCGGTGGTGACGCCGCCGGCCGACGAACTGAACCCGGTGACGCTGGCGGCGATTCACATCGCGGGTGCGGACGCGGTCTACAGCGTCGGCGGCGCACAGGCGGTCGCGGGGCTGGCCTACGGAACGGAGACGATCACGAGCGTCCAGAAGATCGTCGGCCCCGGCAACAAGTGGGTGACCGCGGCCAAAGCCGAGGTTCGCGGCGACGCCGAGATCGACTTCCTCGCAGGACCGAGCGAAGTCGTCGTGGTGGCAGACGAAAGCGCGGACCCGGCGTTCGTCGCCGCGGAACTCGTCGCCCAGGCCGAACACGATCCGAACGCCTCGGTCGTGGCAGTCACGGACGACGAGACGACCGCCGACGCCGTGGCTGCAGCCGTCGAGGAACAGGTCGACGACCGCGACCGCGCAGAGATCATCCGCGAGGCGCTCGCAAACGACGCGAGTGGGGTCCTCCACGCGCGCTCGATGAGCGAGGCGATCCTCTTTACGGAGGCATACGCCCCCGAACACCTCTCGATCATGGCCGACGACGACGAGTCGCTCCTGGAACGGATCGATAGCGCGGGCAGCGTCTTCCTCGGGCCGAACACGCCCGTCGCCGCGGGCGACTACGCCAGTGGCACCAACCACGTCCTGCCGACCGACGGCGGAGCGCGCGTGACCGGCGGCCTCTCGGTCGAGACGTTCCTCCGGTCGACGACGGTCCAGCGACTCTCCAGCGAGGGCCTGGCCGAACTGGGCGAGACGATCACGACGCTCGCCGACGCGGAAGGGCTCGAGGCCCACGCCGCGAGCGTCCGACTCCGGCTGGACGACGAGACAGACTGCTAA
- a CDS encoding ABC transporter permease produces the protein MSVQTGDRHGGSFASDVWTTFIRWTIKSIRNPFVLVVSLVQPIIFLVLFTQVFGGVATSALEGVTYETYLVPAIVIQVALVAAATSGIGLVNDIENGMFEKTLVSPMNRIAVFVGKTLAEIVRIIAQVTIVLGLGVMLGAEIATGLVGAVAIAGICVLFSVWFTAFSNVLAVVTRDEESTIIGANLLQLPLLFVSSAFLPLPALPAWIQTVATFNPITYGVDATRAVMLGEDTMTVIEVSRFGGMWDTLVPALAVLVCLALAFGSVAICAISRAASADVR, from the coding sequence ATGAGTGTGCAGACCGGCGACCGCCACGGCGGGAGCTTCGCAAGCGACGTATGGACCACGTTCATCCGGTGGACGATCAAGTCGATCCGAAACCCGTTCGTGCTCGTCGTCTCGCTCGTCCAGCCGATAATCTTCCTCGTGTTGTTCACGCAGGTGTTCGGCGGCGTCGCGACGAGTGCGCTCGAGGGGGTCACTTACGAGACGTATCTCGTGCCGGCGATCGTGATCCAGGTCGCGCTGGTAGCAGCGGCGACGTCGGGGATTGGGCTGGTCAACGACATCGAGAACGGCATGTTCGAGAAGACGTTGGTGAGTCCGATGAACCGAATTGCCGTCTTCGTGGGCAAGACGCTGGCCGAGATCGTCCGTATCATCGCGCAGGTGACGATCGTGCTCGGCTTGGGCGTGATGCTGGGTGCCGAAATCGCGACTGGTCTGGTCGGGGCCGTCGCGATTGCGGGCATCTGCGTCCTGTTTTCGGTCTGGTTCACGGCGTTTTCGAACGTGCTTGCGGTGGTGACCCGCGACGAGGAGTCGACGATCATCGGGGCGAACCTGCTCCAACTTCCTTTGCTGTTCGTCTCGAGTGCGTTCCTCCCACTGCCGGCGCTGCCGGCGTGGATTCAGACGGTTGCGACGTTCAATCCGATCACGTACGGCGTCGACGCCACCCGCGCGGTGATGCTTGGCGAAGACACGATGACGGTGATCGAAGTCAGCCGCTTTGGAGGTATGTGGGATACGCTTGTACCGGCGCTGGCCGTCCTCGTCTGCCTCGCGCTCGCTTTCGGTTCGGTAGCAATTTGCGCGATCAGCCGCGCTGCCAGCGCCGACGTTCGGTAA